One Methanococcus aeolicus Nankai-3 DNA segment encodes these proteins:
- a CDS encoding RNase J family beta-CASP ribonuclease, with product MQLEVVAIGGYEEVGRNMTAVNVDGEIIIFDIGLRLDRVMIHEDTDVSKMHSLNLIEMGIIPDDTVMKNIEGEVKAIVLSHGHLDHIGAITKLAHRYNAPIIGTPYTLELVKREILSERKFDIRNPLITLNAKDTMDLTSNLSLEFVKATHSIPDAVLPVLHTPYGAVLYGNDFKFDNIPIVGERPDYRALKRVGKKGVLCMISESTRVDFEGKTPSEGHAANLLKNDLLWTDNEKNGVVITTFSSHIARIKSITDIAERMGRTPVLIGRSMSKYCGIAEDIGIVKFPENTRMAGDPTSVERTLNQVMKDGKEKYLLVVTGHQGEEGAVLSRMATNKLPFRFEKYDQVVFSADVIPNPMNAAQRYLLEARLGLMGVRLFKGAHVSGHAAKEDHRDMLRWLNPEHIIPAHGDFNLTSKYAKLAEEEGYRLGEDVHLLRNGQSLNFERIM from the coding sequence ATGCAATTAGAAGTAGTAGCAATAGGGGGATATGAGGAGGTCGGAAGAAATATGACGGCCGTAAATGTCGATGGGGAAATAATTATATTCGATATAGGTTTAAGGCTAGATAGAGTAATGATACATGAGGATACTGATGTATCAAAAATGCACAGTTTAAATTTAATTGAAATGGGGATTATTCCAGACGATACTGTAATGAAAAACATAGAGGGGGAAGTTAAGGCAATAGTTTTGTCCCATGGACACCTTGACCACATAGGGGCAATTACAAAATTAGCCCACAGATATAACGCCCCAATTATCGGGACGCCGTATACCTTGGAATTGGTAAAAAGGGAAATATTAAGTGAAAGAAAATTTGATATAAGAAACCCACTTATTACCCTTAATGCAAAAGATACAATGGATTTAACTTCCAATTTATCCCTTGAATTTGTAAAGGCCACACACAGTATTCCCGACGCAGTATTGCCAGTTTTACATACGCCTTATGGTGCTGTATTGTATGGGAATGATTTTAAATTTGATAATATTCCTATCGTTGGCGAAAGACCTGATTATAGGGCTTTAAAAAGAGTTGGTAAAAAAGGAGTATTATGTATGATTTCGGAGAGCACCAGAGTAGATTTTGAAGGTAAAACTCCATCGGAGGGACATGCAGCAAATCTTTTAAAGAACGATTTGTTATGGACAGATAATGAGAAAAATGGAGTTGTAATTACTACATTTTCATCACATATCGCAAGAATTAAATCTATAACAGATATTGCCGAAAGAATGGGGAGAACCCCAGTATTAATTGGTAGGTCAATGTCAAAATATTGTGGTATTGCAGAGGATATAGGAATAGTAAAATTCCCTGAAAATACTAGAATGGCAGGAGACCCAACATCTGTTGAAAGAACGCTAAATCAAGTGATGAAAGATGGAAAAGAAAAATATTTATTGGTAGTTACCGGACATCAAGGAGAGGAAGGAGCAGTTCTTTCAAGGATGGCTACAAACAAACTACCATTTAGATTTGAGAAATATGACCAAGTTGTATTTTCCGCAGATGTAATTCCAAATCCTATGAATGCGGCACAAAGATATTTATTGGAAGCTAGATTGGGATTAATGGGAGTAAGATTGTTTAAAGGAGCGCATGTTTCAGGACACGCAGCAAAAGAAGACCATAGAGATATGTTAAGATGGTTAAATCCAGAACATATAATTCCTGCACATGGTGATTTTAATCTTACTTCAAAATATGCAAAATTAGCAGAGGAAGAAGGATATAGATTGGGAGAAGATGTCCATCTTTTAAGAAATGGACAAAGTTTGAATTTTGAAAGAATTATGTGA
- a CDS encoding polyprenyl synthetase family protein, with protein MELFDKTILLKIEEELNRQVNKEGKLYEASKHLLFAGGKRIRPYLSVLTYLLKKDDIDEVLTPAVSVELIHGYSLIHDDIMDNDSERRGKPTVHIVYGEPIAILAGDLLNTLAFNAISQMENLEKAHEILKIVSKASVKVCEGQATDMEFEEREVIPTIDEYFDMISKKTGALIVAPIEIGAVMADFTEEERKAICEYAKRIGMTFQIQDDVLDLIGDKNTIGKPVGSDIVEGKKTIMVLHALQTLPEPEKQRFLKILGNSNATDEEIKEAIEMLGPSINYAKDIMKTATIEAKDYLKIFDEEKRKRLENIAEFIIERVF; from the coding sequence ATGGAATTATTTGACAAAACCATATTATTGAAAATTGAGGAAGAATTAAATAGACAAGTAAATAAAGAAGGCAAGCTATATGAAGCATCGAAACATCTTTTATTTGCAGGGGGTAAAAGAATTAGGCCTTATCTGTCTGTTTTAACCTATCTATTAAAGAAAGATGATATTGATGAGGTTCTAACCCCTGCTGTCTCTGTGGAATTAATCCATGGTTATTCCCTTATCCATGACGATATTATGGATAATGACAGTGAAAGGAGAGGAAAACCTACTGTTCATATAGTATATGGGGAACCTATTGCAATTCTTGCAGGGGATTTACTTAATACTTTGGCATTTAATGCAATTTCTCAAATGGAGAATTTAGAAAAGGCACACGAAATATTAAAAATAGTAAGTAAAGCATCTGTGAAGGTTTGCGAAGGGCAGGCAACAGATATGGAATTCGAAGAAAGAGAAGTAATTCCTACAATTGATGAATATTTTGACATGATTTCAAAGAAGACAGGAGCATTAATTGTAGCACCTATTGAAATAGGGGCAGTAATGGCAGATTTTACCGAAGAAGAAAGAAAGGCAATATGCGAATATGCTAAAAGAATAGGTATGACATTCCAAATACAGGATGATGTTCTTGATTTAATCGGGGATAAAAATACCATTGGAAAACCAGTTGGAAGCGATATAGTGGAAGGTAAAAAAACTATTATGGTATTACATGCACTTCAAACACTTCCAGAGCCTGAAAAACAAAGGTTTTTAAAAATATTAGGAAATAGCAATGCAACAGATGAAGAAATTAAAGAAGCTATTGAAATGTTGGGCCCTTCTATTAATTATGCAAAAGATATTATGAAAACTGCCACAATAGAAGCAAAAGATTATTTAAAAATATTTGATGAAGAAAAAAGGAAAAGATTAGAAAATATCGCTGAGTTTATAATTGAACGGGTTTTCTAA
- the fni gene encoding type 2 isopentenyl-diphosphate Delta-isomerase translates to MSNDIEFRKLEHLFVCNYCDVEYKKGTLLEDVELIHSGISNCDLEDIDTSINLFGKNLGAPIIVAAITGGHSKAKEINKNIAIAIDELNLGMGVGSQRAALINEELMETYSVVRDYTSSLVLGNLGAVNFIEDGWDEETIHKAVEMIDADGMAIHFNPLQEAIQPEGDYNFKGIEILKDIMENYNKTYNNKSNKKIPFIAKQVGEGFSKEDALLLNGLGFDSIDVGGSGGTSWAAVEYYRIKDEESKKFSKKYLEWGIPTAASILEVKQNFDKPIIATGGIRSGMDIAKSMAIGAQCCGVALPVLKAALRGSEDVIKLIENYIEELKTTMFLMGCDNVNELMNSRYIIKNELKEWI, encoded by the coding sequence ATGAGTAATGATATTGAATTTCGGAAACTTGAACATCTCTTTGTGTGTAATTATTGCGATGTTGAATATAAAAAGGGAACACTCCTTGAAGATGTGGAATTAATCCATAGCGGAATTTCAAATTGTGATTTGGAGGATATAGACACATCTATAAATCTTTTTGGAAAAAATTTGGGAGCTCCCATAATTGTAGCAGCAATAACTGGCGGACATTCTAAGGCAAAAGAAATAAATAAAAATATAGCCATTGCAATAGATGAGTTAAATTTAGGAATGGGCGTAGGTTCTCAACGAGCTGCTCTTATTAATGAGGAATTGATGGAGACATATTCCGTAGTGAGAGATTATACCTCTTCGTTGGTATTGGGCAATCTTGGAGCCGTAAATTTCATAGAGGACGGCTGGGATGAAGAAACAATACACAAAGCCGTAGAAATGATAGATGCCGATGGAATGGCAATTCATTTTAATCCACTTCAAGAGGCAATCCAACCCGAAGGAGATTATAATTTTAAAGGAATAGAGATATTAAAAGATATAATGGAAAATTACAATAAAACATATAATAATAAAAGTAATAAGAAAATTCCATTTATCGCAAAACAGGTCGGAGAAGGATTTTCAAAAGAAGATGCTTTATTATTAAATGGTCTTGGGTTTGATTCAATCGATGTTGGAGGAAGTGGCGGAACATCTTGGGCGGCCGTGGAGTATTATAGAATAAAAGATGAAGAATCTAAAAAGTTTTCCAAAAAGTATTTAGAGTGGGGCATTCCAACGGCGGCATCTATATTGGAAGTTAAACAAAATTTCGACAAACCAATAATTGCCACAGGAGGAATCAGGTCTGGAATGGATATTGCAAAATCAATGGCTATTGGGGCTCAATGTTGCGGTGTTGCATTACCGGTATTAAAGGCAGCACTAAGGGGCTCCGAGGATGTTATAAAGTTGATTGAAAATTATATCGAGGAATTAAAAACTACAATGTTTTTAATGGGTTGCGATAATGTCAATGAATTAATGAATTCGCGATATATAATTAAAAATGAGTTAAAGGAATGGATTTAA